In Pirellulales bacterium, the following are encoded in one genomic region:
- the groL gene encoding chaperonin GroEL (60 kDa chaperone family; promotes refolding of misfolded polypeptides especially under stressful conditions; forms two stacked rings of heptamers to form a barrel-shaped 14mer; ends can be capped by GroES; misfolded proteins enter the barrel where they are refolded when GroES binds) — protein MAKMIAFDQEARDAMRRGVQKLARAVKVTLGPKGRNVILQKSFGSPTVTKDGVSVAKEIELEDVYENMGAQMVKEVASKTSDVAGDGTTTATVLAEAIFNEGLKAVVAGVNPVQMKQGIEKAVEDVTAELKKMSIKIKSTQEMAQVGTVASNGDTEIGQMLAQAMEKVGKDGVITVDEGKSLATEVEWVEGMQFDRGYLSPYFVTDSTLMECVLEDCYVLIHEKKISSVKDLVPCLEAVVNSGKPLLIVAEDIEGEALATLVINKLRGTFNVAAVKAPGFGDRRKAMLEDIAILTGGQAIFEDLGIKLEGVGLKELGRAKKVIIGKDNTTIIEGAGKSADIKGRIDQIRREIDNTTSDYDREKLEERLAKLAGGVAKVNVGAATESEMKEKKARVEDALHATRAAVEEGILPGGGVALLRASAKLKPQGLTHDQEVGYKIVLRACRSPLTAIANNAGQDGGIVCEKVVSSTGGQGYNAATDVYEDLVKAGVIDPTKVTRTALQNAASVATLLLTSDALIAEAPKKDKKGAAGAPGMDDMY, from the coding sequence ATGGCCAAGATGATTGCTTTCGATCAGGAAGCTCGCGACGCAATGCGTCGCGGCGTGCAGAAGCTCGCCCGCGCCGTGAAGGTCACCCTCGGCCCCAAGGGCCGCAACGTGATCTTGCAGAAGTCCTTCGGCTCGCCCACCGTCACCAAGGACGGCGTGAGCGTCGCCAAGGAAATCGAGCTTGAGGACGTGTATGAGAATATGGGCGCGCAAATGGTGAAAGAGGTCGCCAGCAAGACCTCCGACGTCGCCGGCGACGGCACGACCACGGCCACGGTCCTTGCCGAGGCGATCTTCAACGAAGGCCTCAAGGCCGTCGTCGCCGGGGTCAACCCCGTGCAGATGAAGCAGGGCATCGAGAAGGCGGTCGAGGACGTCACCGCCGAGCTCAAGAAGATGTCGATTAAGATCAAGAGCACCCAGGAAATGGCCCAGGTCGGCACGGTCGCCTCGAACGGCGACACCGAGATCGGCCAGATGCTCGCCCAGGCCATGGAGAAGGTCGGCAAGGACGGCGTCATCACCGTCGACGAAGGCAAGAGTCTGGCGACCGAGGTCGAGTGGGTCGAAGGCATGCAATTCGACCGCGGATACCTCTCCCCCTACTTCGTCACTGACAGCACCCTCATGGAGTGCGTCCTCGAGGACTGCTACGTCCTGATCCACGAGAAGAAGATCTCGAGCGTCAAGGACCTCGTCCCCTGTCTCGAGGCGGTCGTCAACAGCGGCAAGCCCTTGTTGATCGTCGCCGAGGACATTGAGGGCGAGGCGCTCGCCACCTTGGTCATCAACAAGCTCCGCGGCACGTTCAACGTGGCCGCGGTCAAGGCGCCCGGCTTCGGCGATCGCCGCAAGGCGATGCTCGAAGACATCGCAATCCTCACCGGCGGGCAGGCCATCTTCGAGGACCTCGGCATCAAGCTCGAAGGGGTCGGCCTCAAGGAACTCGGCCGGGCCAAGAAGGTGATCATCGGCAAGGACAACACGACGATCATCGAGGGCGCCGGCAAGAGCGCCGACATCAAGGGCCGCATCGACCAGATCCGCCGCGAGATCGACAACACCACCAGCGACTACGACCGCGAGAAGCTCGAAGAGCGGCTCGCCAAGTTGGCCGGCGGCGTGGCGAAGGTCAACGTCGGCGCCGCGACCGAAAGCGAAATGAAGGAGAAGAAAGCCCGCGTCGAGGACGCCCTGCACGCCACCCGGGCGGCGGTCGAGGAAGGCATTCTCCCCGGCGGCGGCGTGGCCCTGCTGCGGGCCAGCGCGAAGCTGAAGCCGCAGGGGCTCACTCACGACCAGGAGGTCGGCTACAAGATCGTCCTGCGGGCCTGCCGGTCGCCGCTGACCGCGATTGCCAACAACGCGGGCCAGGACGGCGGAATCGTGTGCGAAAAGGTCGTCAGCTCGACCGGCGGCCAAGGCTACAACGCCGCGACCGACGTCTACGAGGACCTCGTCAAGGCGGGCGTCATCGACCCGACCAAGGTCACCCGCACCGCCCTGCAAAACGCCGCGAGCGTCGCGACGCTGCTTCTTACTTCCGACGCGCTGATCGCCGAAGCGCCGAAGAAGGACAAGAAGGGCGCCGCCGGGGCCCCGGGCATGGACGACATGTATTGA
- a CDS encoding co-chaperone GroES: MATATKKKSKVALQPLGDKVVVSRDESQEITAGGIVLPDSAKDKPSRGTVVAIGTGKLLDDGTRGAMQVKVGDRVLFTSYAPENIEIDDEEYLLMSEGDILAVIE; encoded by the coding sequence ATGGCCACGGCCACCAAGAAGAAGAGCAAGGTCGCCCTGCAACCCCTGGGCGACAAGGTCGTCGTCAGCCGCGACGAGTCGCAGGAAATCACTGCCGGCGGGATCGTGCTGCCCGACTCGGCCAAGGACAAGCCGAGCCGCGGCACGGTGGTGGCTATCGGCACCGGCAAGTTGCTCGACGACGGCACCCGCGGCGCCATGCAGGTCAAGGTCGGCGACCGGGTTCTCTTCACCAGCTACGCCCCCGAGAACATCGAGATCGACGACGAGGAATATCTCCTCATGAGCGAAGGGGACATTTTGGCGGTCATCGAATAG
- a CDS encoding DUF1559 domain-containing protein, with the protein MPAAGTRRAFTLVELLVVIAIIGVLVALLLPAIQAAREAARRSQCLNHLRQLGLALHNHESARRILPPSANVDLSVSTTANNGSWGIHGRLLEYLEQGNVRAQVDVETAWDNQQAISGLLIPVFQCPSDDKAGELRDPGGGKALLYATNYGFNMGTWFVYDPRTNTGGDGPFYPNSNLRVAQIVDGLSRTLAAAEVKAWTPYARNGGPGATTIPDTAAEAATILASGPDLKDTGHTEWPDGRVHHTGFTATMTPNTFVAMTLGGQTVDGDYNSWQEGKNGSAGQPTYAIITSRSAHPGVVNTALLDGSTTTIASDVDLAVWRALATRDGGETH; encoded by the coding sequence ATGCCTGCCGCTGGAACGCGACGTGCTTTTACTTTGGTCGAACTTTTGGTCGTGATCGCGATCATCGGGGTGCTCGTCGCCCTGCTGTTGCCGGCGATCCAAGCGGCCCGCGAGGCGGCTCGGCGCAGCCAGTGCCTCAACCACCTCCGCCAACTGGGGCTCGCGCTTCACAACCACGAGAGCGCCCGCCGCATCCTCCCCCCCAGCGCGAACGTCGACCTGTCGGTCAGCACGACCGCCAACAACGGTTCGTGGGGCATTCATGGCCGGCTGCTCGAGTATCTTGAGCAGGGCAACGTCCGCGCCCAGGTCGACGTCGAGACCGCTTGGGACAATCAGCAGGCGATCAGCGGGCTGTTGATCCCCGTCTTCCAGTGCCCCAGCGACGACAAGGCCGGCGAACTGCGCGACCCAGGAGGCGGCAAGGCGCTGCTCTACGCGACCAACTACGGGTTCAACATGGGGACGTGGTTCGTTTACGATCCCCGCACGAACACGGGGGGGGACGGGCCGTTTTACCCCAACAGCAATCTTCGCGTCGCACAGATCGTCGACGGCCTGAGCCGCACGCTGGCCGCCGCCGAGGTCAAAGCGTGGACGCCCTACGCCCGCAACGGCGGCCCCGGCGCGACGACCATCCCTGACACGGCGGCCGAGGCGGCGACGATCCTCGCCTCGGGACCCGATCTCAAAGACACCGGTCATACCGAGTGGCCCGACGGCCGCGTCCATCACACCGGTTTCACTGCGACAATGACTCCCAACACGTTCGTCGCAATGACCCTCGGCGGCCAGACGGTCGACGGCGACTACAACTCGTGGCAAGAAGGCAAGAACGGTTCGGCCGGCCAGCCCACCTACGCCATCATCACCTCACGCAGCGCCCACCCAGGGGTCGTCAACACGGCCCTGCTCGACGGCTCGACGACGACGATCGCCAGCGACGTCGATCTCGCGGTGTGGCGAGCCTTGGCCACCCGCGACGGCGGCGAGACGCATTAG
- a CDS encoding HAMP domain-containing histidine kinase — protein sequence MRVPLKVQLVLPLVAVTIVTCAALAAYQAREAARRVDERISRQVAGVGQTLAESSFPLTANVLQQMRDLSGAEFVVVRRDRPATATLELSAAAREALAMRTDAEVFRLGEPLVLDGASYFHARLPTNRLRPDDVVHVLYPRDDYREAIAAAVGPPIALGLAAVVAATLAGWWTAVRVSRAVESVGDRLERIAAGDFASGPAPRRNDELGDLEHGVNRTASQLADYAERLRRAEQLRTLGQLSAGLAHEIRNAATGARLAVQHHQAEHAGTGAGDEPLAVANRQLQLIEEYVQRFLRLGRSAPESERRPTDLARLAAEGVELAAPYAAHLGVRLRWEEPAARATEAVLDAIPVRQAIDNLLRNGIDAAVAGPPPAEVTTGVLCRGDHVVVIVSDTGLGPAAEVAERMFEPLVTDKPDGAGLGLALARQAADQHNGTLTWRRHAGRTEFTLALPARAE from the coding sequence ATGCGCGTGCCGCTGAAGGTTCAACTCGTGCTGCCGTTGGTCGCGGTGACGATCGTCACGTGCGCGGCCTTAGCGGCGTACCAAGCCCGCGAGGCGGCGCGGCGGGTCGACGAGCGGATCTCGCGGCAAGTCGCCGGCGTGGGGCAAACGCTCGCCGAGTCGTCGTTTCCCCTGACCGCCAACGTCTTGCAGCAGATGCGCGACCTGTCGGGCGCCGAGTTCGTCGTCGTCCGTCGCGACCGCCCGGCGACAGCGACGTTGGAACTGTCCGCCGCGGCCCGCGAGGCGTTGGCGATGCGAACGGACGCCGAGGTCTTCCGCCTCGGGGAGCCACTCGTGCTCGACGGAGCCTCCTATTTCCACGCCCGTCTGCCGACCAATCGGCTGCGGCCGGACGACGTGGTGCACGTTCTCTACCCACGCGACGACTACCGCGAAGCGATCGCCGCGGCCGTGGGACCGCCGATCGCGCTGGGATTGGCCGCCGTCGTCGCGGCGACGCTCGCCGGGTGGTGGACCGCGGTGCGGGTCAGCCGAGCCGTCGAGAGCGTGGGCGACCGGCTGGAGCGAATTGCTGCGGGCGATTTCGCCTCGGGGCCGGCGCCGCGCCGCAACGACGAGCTCGGCGACCTGGAGCACGGAGTCAATCGCACGGCCAGCCAACTGGCCGACTATGCCGAGCGACTGCGCCGGGCCGAGCAATTGAGGACGCTGGGGCAGCTTTCCGCGGGCCTGGCTCACGAGATTCGCAACGCCGCGACCGGCGCCCGGCTGGCGGTGCAGCATCACCAAGCCGAGCATGCCGGCACGGGCGCCGGCGACGAGCCGCTGGCCGTGGCGAACCGGCAACTGCAACTCATCGAGGAGTACGTGCAGCGTTTTCTGCGGCTGGGGCGATCCGCGCCTGAGTCGGAGCGCCGCCCGACCGATCTCGCGCGTTTGGCGGCGGAGGGAGTGGAACTCGCGGCGCCGTATGCGGCGCACCTGGGGGTGCGACTGCGCTGGGAGGAACCTGCGGCGCGAGCGACGGAGGCGGTTCTCGACGCGATCCCGGTGCGGCAGGCGATCGACAACCTGCTGCGCAACGGGATCGACGCCGCGGTGGCCGGCCCTCCCCCCGCCGAGGTGACGACGGGAGTCCTCTGCCGGGGGGATCACGTGGTCGTAATCGTCAGCGACACCGGTCTCGGCCCCGCCGCAGAGGTGGCCGAGCGGATGTTCGAGCCGCTGGTCACCGACAAGCCTGACGGCGCCGGCCTGGGGCTGGCACTGGCCCGACAGGCCGCCGACCAGCACAATGGAACATTGACCTGGCGGCGCCACGCCGGGCGAACCGAGTTCACGCTCGCCCTGCCCGCGCGGGCCGAATAG